In a genomic window of Gossypium arboreum isolate Shixiya-1 chromosome 9, ASM2569848v2, whole genome shotgun sequence:
- the LOC108455788 gene encoding E3 ubiquitin-protein ligase BOI-like, with protein sequence MAIESQHMNQNLPPQLIMNRYFMKTNEGMYKDNLMDSCVPLQQASFAKLFDPILASNSIDDMGMRRGPKDSFINNAFGSSMDHIQLHQLDGFIAQHAEKVRFEVEEQRENQWRTLITLIQERVLKQLKAKDEEIQRMGKINWVLQQRVKCLCVESQRWRDLARTNEAAANSLRTDLERVLAHAGEELRRGMSAAADDGGESSCCGSSDEGWREVVVPPSGAAVMRKCKKCGEGEASVVLLPCRHLCVCRICGTAMVGTCPVCHFITNASVHVNLS encoded by the exons ATGGCAATTGAATCCCAACACATGAATCAAAATTTGCCTCCTCAATTAATCATGAATAG atattttatgaaaacaaATGAAGGAATGTACAAAGATAATTTGATGGATTCTTGTGTTCCTTTGCAACAAGCTTCATTTGCAAAGCTTTTTGATCCAATTTTAGCCTCAAATTCAATTGATGATATGGGAATGAGGAGAGGACCCAAAGATTCATTCATCAATAATGCCTTTGGTTCATCAATGGATCACATCCAACTACATCAACTTGATGGATTCATTGCTCAACAT GCTGAAAAAGTGAGATTTGAAGTTGAAGAACAAAGGGAGAATCAATGGAGAACATTGATCACATTAATCCAAGAAAGGGTTTTAAAGCAATTAAAGGCAAAAGATGAAGAGATTCAAAGAATGGGGAAAATAAATTGGGTTCTTCAACAAAGGGTGAAATGCCTATGCGTCGAGAGCCAACGGTGGCGAGATTTGGCGCGAACAAACGAAGCGGCGGCCAATTCATTACGAACCGACTTGGAACGAGTCCTGGCGCACGCCGGCGAGGAACTGCGCCGTGGGATGAGCGCGGCAGCTGATGACGGCGGGGAGTCTAGTTGTTGTGGAAGCAGCGATGAAGGATGGCGCGAGGTGGTGGTGCCACCGTCGGGGGCGGCGGTGATGAGAAAGTGTAAGAAGTGTGGGGAGGGAGAGGCGAGTGTGGTGTTGCTGCCATGCAGACATCTTTGTGTTTGTAGGATATGTGGAACTGCCATGGTTGGAACTTGCCCCGTCTGTCATTTTATTACCAATGCTAGTGTTCATGTTAACTTGTCATGA
- the LOC108456956 gene encoding CBL-interacting serine/threonine-protein kinase 23-like: MATRSSGSSRTCVGKYELGRTLGEGTFAKVKFARHLETGENVAIKILDKEKVLKHKMIAQIKREISTMKLIIHPNVIRLYEVMASKTKIYIVLELVTGGELFDKIASKGRLKEDEARKYFQQLINAVDYCHSRGVYHRDLKPENLLLDGNGVLKVSDFGLSALPQQVREDGLLHTTCGTPNYVAPEVIDNKGYDGAKADLWSCGVILFVLMAGYLPFEDSNLVSLYKKISKADFSCPPWFSSNAKKLIKRILDPNPLTRITIAELHQNEWFKKGYIPTRFEQVDATLDDVDAIFDESGDSRNLVVERREEGPVLPATMNAFDLISTSQGLNLSSLFEKQMGLVKRETRFTSKRPANEIISQIERAAMPLGFDVKKNNHKMKLRGEKTGRKGHLAVTTEVFQVAPSLCMVELRKSGGDTLEFHKFYNNLSTGLKDIIWDTTSEGKSGENSAAAGSS, encoded by the exons ATGGCGACTCGCAGTAGCGGTTCGAGTCGGACGTGTGTGGGGAAATATGAGTTAGGGAGAACGTTGGGAGAAGGAACTTTCGCGAAGGTGAAATTCGCAAGGCATTTAGAGACGGGAGAGAATGTAGCAATTAAGATTCTTGATAAAGAGAAAGTTTTGAAACATAAGATGATTGCTCAG ATTAAACGAGAAATTTCAACAATGAAACTCATCATACACCCAAATGTCATCCGCTTATATGAG GTGATGGCTAGCAAGACGAAAATATACATTGTTCTGGAACTTGTGACTGGTGGTGAACTTTTTGACAAAATT GCAAGCAAAGGGAGGTTGAAAGAAGATGAAGCTAGAAAGTATTTTCAGCAGCTTATTAATGCTGTGGATTACTGCCATAGCAGGGGTGTTTACCATCGAGACCTCAAG CCTGAGAATTTGCTGCTAGATGGTAATGGAGTTCTTAAAGTTTCGGATTTTGGTTTGAGTGCTTTACCTCAGCAAGTTCGA GAGGATGGATTACTTCACACAACATGTGGAACACCAAACTATGTTGCTCCAGAG GTGATCGACAATAAAGGCTATGATGGAGCTAAGGCAGATTTGTGGTCATGTGGTGTGATTCTCTTTGTCTTAATGGCTGGTTATTTGCCTTTTGAGGACTCCAATTTAGTCTCTCTGTATAAAAAG ATATCTAAGGCTGACTTCAGCTGTCCTCCATGGTTCTCCTCAAATGCCAAGAAATTAATTAAGAGAATCCTAGACCCTAATCCTTTGACA AGGATAACCATTGCCGAGCTTCATCAGAATGAGTGGTTTAAGAAAGGTTATATACCAACTAGGTTTGAGCAAGTTGATGCTACTCTTGATGATGTGGATGCCATTTTCGATGAATCAGGG GATTCTCGAAACCTTGTTGTCGAACGGCGAGAAGAAGGGCCTGTACTACCTGCTACCATGAATGCCTTTGATCTTATCTCAACATCTCAGGGTCTCAACCTCAGTAGTCTGTTTGAGAAGCAAATG GGCCTTGTTAAAAGGGAAACAAGATTTACATCAAAACGTCCTGCTAATGAGATAATCTCGCAAATAGAGAGAGCTGCTATGCCCTTGGGTTTTGATGTGAAGAAAAATAACCACAAG ATGAAGCTTCGTGGAGAGAAAACTGGACGCAAGGGTCATTTAGCTGTTACAACAGAG GTTTTTCAGGTCGCTCCTTCCCTTTGCATGGTTGAACTTCGAAAATCTGGAGGGGATACCCTGGAATTTCACAAG TTCTATAATAATCTCTCCACTGGACTAAAAGATATTATTTGGGATACGACCTCTGAAGGAAAATCGGGCGAAAACAGTG CTGCGGCAGGCTCCTCGTAA